Proteins co-encoded in one Leptodactylus fuscus isolate aLepFus1 chromosome 4, aLepFus1.hap2, whole genome shotgun sequence genomic window:
- the LOC142199982 gene encoding up-regulator of cell proliferation-like, with product MDTTREASWIINHLKWKLVEIFEGDVDDFLDELDSLDLVSLEEYFDFCFKDSQTEKATELINLILQKGEPACERFLSHLENMILRFPALSALARSLLEDKSKNFQELLQKLNLQKHLSSKLTLGDVLSIGTDNRVIDQPQTMEDIPWHFLTKIIGLNRTARNIQLQTLKTPSKEESDDDSEPIFSVNEVEEDPSPSVHPLDVLCVLLHCSDPFLRQEILTKMSMCQFAVPLLLPAGDGSRCTFMLWAMRDIMKKWRPRSLADSKGFREDNVVNIEMPIFSFVRLGPNKLSKSKVLNQVLNPAQQHHDFFIHDNIEGGNIERKISDGVVEMSWYFPCGKSDVFSEPIAVANLRGDLESNWEQFTFLTRISSATFIFMESLCKRQFRLLSSCSPSDTKFYFIVTPGPGKDVNSETQNLLKNFMANLKVCKKQILVKRSKSNDADYVKNIQKNIEQFLVEHQGKSSLENLKTQRFGLHIDVDEDLPECQKARACAVNITVAIEDVEDYKKKALSLQGDLWRKVSKIEKELCRMTNLEGKDVQQYQAELVEKRISLHKEQNERNLSEGIMLFINAITHLSHTERQYFLKWMKLELESISRSNVSTLQAEYKEQCSNNANNLEELKQIDQKISDSSLGIEHFLRELGQFYEAECSMRKEGLLPENRIQFSGLPEIASDLLMDGFPLELIDGDASNIPLQWIKDVLTELDKKTGGQCKMRVITVLGVQSTGKSTLLNTMFGLQFPVASGRCTRGAFMTLIKVMENFQEELGCEFILVIDTEGLKAPELASLDDSYEHDNELATLVVGLSDITIVNMAMENTTEMKDILQMVVHAFLRMKEIGKKPNCQFVHQNVSDVSAHDKNMRDRRKFLEQLNEMTKVAATMEKKIGITCFGDVMDYDLERHNWYIPGLWHGVPPMAPVNFGYSENVHKLKQDLFAFMKTQNAPCNIQDFIIWVESLWNAVKHEKFIFSFRNSLVAEAYGKLATRFSLWEWEFQKHVYKWISTTENHIRNQMADCLDKEAYEQYVCDLHQLLLEGENKMMEQVENYFDNKTENVHLVERYREDFRISVKSLKKELERKAISKYERAVSLQKGRFEVQSIQSEYQQIIEEKITEIVETRRNEKLTDEDIEREFENMWKKMTSSMGIKGIKRRDVSNNMLQHLRSDLKNKASAINESLVHVIALSTYEQWRMDPKYIDHSWWKKVKNKFWADNETYIQVEELAKSLIEMCDTYVTEKKNSDEDYDDTYCQELLQMINKKLTDKSAKKLHFSSEFELDIKLIIFGKAAGQFQEMHDRFVQKNDPINCLHELRPQYFMIFLNIYKEKDESQSRAKQFCEKCLKPAITEYLFSQLGERIVDDVLHSPDNKIFSSRTFFQYTMLENLLMDMSGQKYVEYLKSYKTFSKGWIINYIFKRYHNPESLEEMNENILRSICEKVQNVLQDETCLTSTTISQLLKNLCDDLQQDLVIPQNEVKVIVFGNTLDVEQFSLDVQTFLEDTEKEILSELRSMSLESVLSRVTLKPQDVLLQKVIGCGHQCPFCKVPCEAGGGDHKEHFASVHRPRGLGRYRYYRNEKLVPEICSTAVVSGATFRNSDTELEWHPYKEYRTIYPDWSIQPDPSIESSDYWKYIFAQFNKMFADEFRAKPADLPAIWKKITKEQALLSLKKLFNVS from the exons ATGGATACCACCAGAGAAGCTTCATGGATCATCAATCATCTGAAATGGAAGCTGGTAGAAATATTTGAGGGTGATGTGGACGATTTTCTGGATGAGCTGGACTCGCTGGACCTTGTATCTCTGGAGGAATATTTTGATTTCTGTTTCAAAGATTCTCAGACGGAGAAAGCCACTGAGTTGATAAATCTGATCCTCCAGAAAGGAGAGCCGGCCTGCGAGAGATTCCTCAGCCACCTCGAGAACATGATTCTCAGGTTCCCCGCTTTGTCTGCTTTGGCTCGGTCACTTCTGGAAG ACAAATCTAAGAATTTTCAGGAATTATTGCAGAAGCTGAACCTTCAAAAACATCTGAGCTCAAAACTGACCTTGGGAGACGTTCTTAGCATCGGAACAGATAATCGTGTCATTGATCAACCCCAGACTATGGAAGACATCCCTTGGCATTTCTTGACCAAAATTATAGGACTGAACAGAACGGCACGAAACATTCAACTCCAGACGCTAAAGACGCCATCTAAAGAAGAGTCAGATGATGACAGTGAACCAATTTTTTCTGTGAATGAAGTAGAAGAAGATCCTTCACCCTCCGTCCACCCACTCGATGTTCTCTGCGTTCTCCTTCATTGTTCTGACCCATTTTTACGGCAAGAAATCTTGACTAAAATGTCCATGTGCCAGTTTGCGGTTCCTCTTCTGCTTCCCGCTGGTGATGGTTCACGCTGCACCTTCATGCTTTGGGCAATGAGAGATATTATGAAGAAATGGAGACCTCGGTCTCTAGCAGACAGCAAAGGGTTCAGAGAAGACAACGTGGTGAATATTGAAATGCCGATCTTCTCTTTTGTCAGACTGGGGCCAAATAAATTATCTAAATCTAAAGTACTAAACCAGGTCCTGAACCCGGCTCAGCAACACCATGACTTCTTCATACATGACAACATCGAAGGAGGAAACATTGAGCGGAAGATATCTGATGGGGTAGTGGAGATGTCCTGGTACTTCCCTTGTGGGAAATCGGATGTTTTCTCAGAGCCTATTGCCGTGGCCAACCTACGTGGAGACCTGGAGTCCAACTGGGAACAGTTCACATTTCTCACCAGAATCTCATCGGCCACTTTTATATTTATGGAGAGTTTGTGCAAGAGACAATTCAGGTTGTTATCGTCCTGCAGTCCATCTGACACCAAGTTTTACTTCATTGTCACTCCAGGCCCTGGAAAAGATGTCAACTCCGAGACGCAGAatcttttaaaaaattttatggcAAATTTAAAAGTTTGCAAAAAGCAAATTTTAGTAAAGAGAAGCAAATCAAATGATGCAGACTATGTGAAGAACATCCAGAAGAACATTGAGCAGTTCTTAGTGGAACATCAAGGCAAATCTTCCCTAGAAAACCTAAAAACACAAAGATTTGGACTTCATATTGATGTGGATGAAGACTTGCCGGAATGTCAAAAAGCAAGAGCATGCGCTGTAAACATTACTGTGGCCATCGAAGATGTGGAAGACTATAAGAAGAAGGCGCTAAGCCTACAGGGAGATCTATGGAGGAAAGTGTCTAAGATAGAGAAAGAACTTTGTAGGATGACAAACCTAGAAGGGAAGGACGTGCAGCAATATCAGGCGGAACTCGTGGAGAAACGCATCTCTCTACACAAGGAACAAAATGAACGCAATCTGTCTGAGGGTATAATGTTATTCATTAATGCAATCACACACCTATCTCACACGGAGCGCCAATATTTCCTGAAATGGATGAAACTGGAGCTGGAGTCCATATCTAGAAGTAACGTGTCTACACTTCAAGCCGAATACAAGGAACAATGTAGTAATAATGCCAATAATTTAGAGGAACTTAAACAAATAGACCAAAAAATCTCAGATAGTTCTTTGGGAATTGAACATTTCCTCCGTGAGTTGGGGCAGTTTTATGAGGCTGAATGCTCCATGAGAAAAGAAGGATTACTTCCGGAAAACAGAATACAGTTTTCTGGATTGCCGGAGATTGCTTCTGACCTTCTGATGGACGGGTTTCCTTTGGAGCTGATCGATGGAGATGCCTCCAACATCCCCTTACAGTGGATAAAAGATGTCCTGACTGAGCTGGATAAGAAGACCGGAGGACAATGtaagatgagggtgataactgtGCTGGGAGTGCAGAGTACGGGGAAGTccacccttctgaacaccatgttTGGTCTACAGTTCCCTGTGGCCAGTGGTCGATGCACTCGAGGAGCCTTCATGACTCTTATTAAAGTAATGGAGAACTTCCAGGAAGAGCTTGGTTGTGAATTTATTCTGGTGATTGACACTGAAGGGTTGAAAGCTCCTGAATTGGCTTCTCTTGATGACAGTTATGAACACGACAATGAGTTGGCTACCTTGGTGGTTGGGttgagtgacatcaccatagTCAACATGGCTATGGAGAATACGACAGAGATGAAAGATATTTTACAGATGGTGGTCCATGCATTTCTTAGAATGAAAGAGATTGGGAAGAAACCCAATTGCCAGTTTGTCCATCAGAATGTGAGTGATGTGTCCGCCCATGACAAGAATATGAGAGACAGGAGGAAGTTTCTAGAACAACTAAATGAAATGACAAAAGTTGCTGCAACAATGGAGAAGAAAATTGGAATTACATGTTTCGGTGATGTCATGGACTATGATCTTGAGAGGCACAATTGGTATATTCCCGGTTTATGGCACGGGGTTCCTCCGATGGCTCCGGTAAACTTTGGCTACAGTGAAAATGTTCATAAGTTGAAGCAGGACTTGTTTGCCTTCATGAAAACCCAAAATGCTCCCTGCAACATCCAGGACTTTATCATATGGGTGGAAAGTTTGTGGAATGCCGTAAAACATGAGAAATTCATCTTTAGTTTTCGAAACAGTCTGGTGGCAGAAGCTTACGGCAAACTGGCTACACGGTTCTCTCTATgggaatgggaattccaaaaacaTGTTTACAAATGGATCAGTACCACAGAAAATCACATAAGGAATCAGATGGCAGACTGTTTGGATAAGGAAGCCTATGAACAGTATGTGTGCGATCTTCACCAGCTGCTGCTTGAGGGGGAAAATAAGATGATGGAACAAGTTGAAAACTACTTTGACAATAAGACGGAAAATGTCCACCTTGTAGAGCGATATCGAGAAGATTTTAGAATAAGCGTCAAATCGTTAAAAAAGGAGCTTGAAAGAAAAGCCATCAGCAAATACGAGAGAGCCGTCTCTCTCCAGAAAGGAAGGTTTGAGGTTCAGAGTATCCAGAGCGAGTATCAGCAGATAATAGAAGAGAAAATCACGGAAATTGTGGAAACGCGAAGAAACGAGAAACTGACCGATGAAGATATCGAAAGGGAATTTGAGAACATGTGGAAGAAGATGACGTCAAGTATGGGGATCAAGGGAATTAAGCGGAGAGATGTAAGTAATAATATGTTACAACATCTGAGAAGTGACCTGAAAAACAAAGCATCTGCGATAAACGAGAGTCTAGTACATGTAATAGCGCTATCAACGTATGAGCAATGGAGGATGGACCCAAAGTACATCGATCACTCCTGgtggaaaaaagtgaaaaataaattttGGGCTGATAATGAAACTTATATCCAAGTAGAAGAACTTGCCAAGTCGCTGATAGAGATGTGTGATACCTATGTCACCGAGAAGAAGAATAGCGATGAGGACTATGATGACACTTACTGTCAGGAACTACTGCAGATGATCAATAAAAAGCTTACAGATAAGAGTGCTAAAAAACTTCACTTCTCATCAGAGTTTGAGCTAGATATCAAGCTCATCATCTTTGGGAAAGCAGCTGGACAATTCCAGGAGATGCACGATAGGTTTGTCCAGAAGAATGACCCCATCAATTGTCTTCATGAACTACGACCTCAATATTTCATGATATTTCTCAATATATATAAAGAGAAGGACGAAAGTCAGAGCAGAGCCAAACAATTCTGCGAGAAGTGTCTGAAACCAGCCATCACCGAGTACCTGTTTAGTCAACTCGGAGAAAGAATAGTGGACGACGTCTTACATAGTCCTGACAATAAGATATTCAGCTCTAGAACCTTTTTCCAGTATACTATGCTGGAGAATTTGCTGATGGACATGTCTGGCCAGAAATACGTAGAATATCTTAAATCATACAAGACGTTTTCAAAGGGTTGGATCATAAATTACATCTTCAAAAGATATCACAATCCAGAGAGTTTGGAGGAAATGAATGAAAACATTCTGAGATCCATCTGTGAGAAGGTCCAGAATGTTCTCCAGGATGAAACATGTCTAACCAGCACAACTATCTCACAACTTCTCAAAAATCTCTGCGATGACTTACAACAAGACTTGGTGATTCCACagaatgaagtaaaagttattgtATTTGGTAACACATTGGATGTGGAGCAGTTCTCTTTAGATGTTCAGACCTTCCTTGAAGACACCGAGAAGGAAATCTTATCAGAGTTGAGGTCTATGAGTTTGGAGTCTGTACTTTCCAGAGTCACATTGAAGCCTCAGGATGTGTTGCTTCAGAAAGTGATTGGGTGTGGACATCAGTGTCCATTCTGTAAAGTCCCCTGTGAGGCTGGAGGTGGTGACCACAAGGAGCATTTTGCATCtgtccatagaccccgaggactTGGACGCTATAGGTACTACAGAAATGAAAAGCTGGTCCCAGAGATATGTAGCACTGCTGTTGTCTCTGGAGCTACATTTCGGAATTCAGACACAGAATTGGAATGGCACCCATACAAAGAGTATCGCACCATCTATCCAGACTGGTCCATCCAACCTGACCCCAGCATCGAGTCTTCCGATTACTGGAAATACATTTTTGCCCAGTTTAATAAAATGTTTGCTGATGAGTTTCGTGCCAAACCGGCTGATCTGCCAGCCATCTGGAAGAAGATAACCAAGGAACAGGCTCTGCTCAGCCTAAAGAAGCTATTCAATGTCTCCTAA